In a genomic window of Thermodesulfobacteriota bacterium:
- the scpB gene encoding SMC-Scp complex subunit ScpB yields the protein MEENPKRTHPTSSEMPAEEGAPVPPPEPISVDELLGTVEPGEPEAAVPPPDLQRAASILESLLLVSTDPLSIEKGRQLLGDITRDQFEEVFLALQAKYPRESSGILVEKVAKGVQFRTSPANQEHVRKLFDVKPPRFSRAALETVAIIAYKQPLTRQEIEQIRGVDCAGSLKTLMERRLVRVVGKKDVPGKPFLFGTTREFMEVFGLSSLGDLPSMREIEEYLAASTATPVDAGRPGIDLPPAAEEVPPNEAPPNEALPGEEPPGEKEPPPYGD from the coding sequence ATGGAAGAGAATCCGAAGCGGACGCACCCGACATCGAGTGAGATGCCCGCGGAGGAAGGGGCGCCCGTTCCTCCGCCGGAGCCGATCAGCGTGGACGAACTGCTCGGTACGGTTGAGCCCGGGGAGCCGGAAGCCGCGGTCCCCCCTCCGGACCTGCAGCGCGCCGCGTCGATCCTCGAAAGCCTGCTGCTCGTGTCCACCGACCCGCTCTCCATCGAGAAGGGCCGCCAGCTCCTGGGCGATATCACCCGCGACCAGTTCGAGGAAGTGTTCCTCGCGCTCCAGGCGAAATATCCGAGGGAATCCTCCGGAATCCTTGTGGAAAAAGTGGCCAAGGGTGTGCAGTTCCGGACGAGCCCCGCGAACCAGGAGCACGTCCGGAAGCTCTTCGACGTGAAGCCGCCCCGCTTTTCGCGGGCTGCGCTGGAAACCGTGGCGATCATCGCCTACAAGCAGCCGCTGACCCGCCAGGAGATCGAGCAAATCCGCGGGGTGGACTGCGCCGGGTCGCTGAAAACGCTGATGGAGCGCCGCCTGGTGCGGGTCGTAGGGAAGAAGGACGTGCCCGGGAAGCCGTTCCTGTTCGGGACCACGCGGGAGTTCATGGAGGTCTTCGGCCTCTCCTCGCTGGGCGACCTGCCGTCGATGCGGGAGATCGAGGAATACCTCGCGGCCTCCACCGCCACGCCGGTGGACGCGGGCCGCCCCGGCATCGACCTGCCGCCCGCCGCGGAAGAAGTCCCTCCGAACGAAGCGCCGCCGAACGAAGCGTTGCCGGGCGAAGAGCCGCCGGGCGAGAAAGAGCCTCCCCCGTATGGCGACTGA
- a CDS encoding segregation/condensation protein A codes for MPLRLEIFEGPLDLLLHLVREQKLDIEHIPIARITEQYLAYLEVMQTLNLDVAGEFLVMAATLLHIKSKSLLPRHEDEEDEQEDPEIMALELSRRLIEYERFKEAAVRLGDRPVLGRDVFVREFPGVELPEEEIAITELSMADLITAFKDVLSRMPSGDAHEVFVERITIADAIAYILDRIKAEGSVKFESIVQHCGTRNEIISFFLGILELVRLKTIRVYQVSPMGMISIVPAVRESENGRESEADAPDIE; via the coding sequence ATGCCGCTGCGCCTCGAGATCTTCGAGGGGCCGCTCGACCTGCTCCTTCACCTGGTCCGCGAGCAGAAGCTCGACATCGAGCACATCCCCATCGCCAGGATCACCGAGCAGTACCTGGCCTACCTCGAGGTGATGCAGACGCTGAACCTCGACGTGGCGGGGGAGTTTCTCGTGATGGCCGCCACCCTGCTCCACATCAAGTCGAAATCGCTGCTTCCGAGGCACGAGGACGAAGAGGATGAGCAGGAAGACCCCGAGATCATGGCCCTGGAGCTTTCCCGGCGCCTGATCGAATACGAGCGGTTCAAGGAAGCGGCAGTGCGCCTTGGCGACCGCCCGGTGCTGGGGCGGGACGTCTTCGTGCGCGAGTTCCCCGGCGTGGAGCTGCCGGAAGAGGAGATCGCCATCACCGAGCTGTCGATGGCCGACCTCATCACGGCGTTCAAGGACGTACTTTCGAGGATGCCCTCGGGCGACGCCCACGAGGTCTTCGTCGAGCGGATCACCATCGCCGACGCCATCGCCTACATCCTCGACCGGATCAAGGCGGAAGGTTCCGTGAAGTTCGAGAGCATCGTGCAGCATTGCGGGACGCGCAACGAGATCATCTCCTTCTTCCTGGGGATCCTCGAGCTGGTGCGGCTGAAGACGATCCGCGTATACCAGGTGAGCCCGATGGGGATGATCAGCATCGTGCCCGCCGTACGGGAGAGCGAGAATGGAAGAGAATCCGAAGCGGACGCACCCGACATCGAGTGA